In Phragmites australis chromosome 18, lpPhrAust1.1, whole genome shotgun sequence, the genomic window GGTTTTGGCTCAtgcctgccccccccccccccccctacaaGTTGGACATGACAATTATTCGACGGCGCAAATGGCTTCCCGCGAGTTCACCAGCTTGGGCGTGAAAAAGAACTAGATGTGGTCGTGAGTGTGAGGACATGCCAACTTGTAGTTATTATCCAAACACGAGCCTGTGTTGTAGTAACCACCAAAGAAAATTGGCAGGGTGACCATTGGTAGCAATCAAAGGGGTTGTTTGATCCTTACCTCCAAGAAGCTATGACCAAAATTTGgctatcttaaaaaaattggtCGGCCAAATTTTGTTTATAGCGAAGCTAGGCAATATTTTAGCGTCTAAAATGGTCACTCTGATATTTGACCggttaaaattttagctcagTCTCAAACCAAATATTACTTGTTATGATCAAATTTTGAAATGACTCTAATTCTAAACtctatttatttcagcttgTATAATATGGATTATGATCGTAATttataagctgaaacaaacagacagttTATGTAATTCATATTTTAATATTTCAACTCTCAGATTGTTACACTCCAGTAATCTATCTTCCATCAGTTTTTACAGATTGTACAATTCAACTTATACCATCTATGATTTAtaagctattttttaaaatctaaaataaacCAACTTTTAATACAGTTTAATTTTAGCTTAGTTTTCTAGTGACGAGAACCAAACAACCCAAAGAGCAAGAGTCCAACACAACTCAACTCCACGGTCCACACCTCGCAGCCCACGACGAGAGTTATTCGTTCACGGACGCACCGCCGACATGCCTAATGCGTTGTGGCCGGCCTTCGCCTCGCCCGCAGCCAAACATCGAGCCGCAATTGCCGGTCGGCGGGGTCCAACATCACTTCACCGTCCGTAGAAAACGAGAACCCACGCGCGAGACACTTGCCACTTGCCCTCTTGCAATTGCCACCGGTTTGGATATTTCCTACGCTTGTCAGGTCATGTACACCCGTTGCCTCTTGAGTTGGATGCTAAGGCTAGTTATTTATgtcatatttattttaactgaagattataaaaaatagttcgtagattatgaattataaaaaTTGAATTGTAGATTGTTACAATACAGTGAAAAacggattgctggattgttaccatctaagtgttggattgtaacaatccagcttttacaaccagctgtttgttttagtttttaaattatgatcataatccAATTTTTACAAtacagctgtttgtttcagcttttaaattttgatcataAGACAGCTTTTACATCCAAACAAATAGGAGTTAGCATGTACTCTCTTAGCACATTCTACTTTTTTTTACTGAACATCCCTGTTATAGGTGCTAATGcgatttaaactaattaattttGTTATTACCTTCTCAGCTGTGCAATTGGGATGTATCGAGCCTTCTCCATTTTGAGCAGCATTCCGTGCTTCCCAAATGTGCCAAATAGTTATAGTGAAGATTGCCTTACCCTCATCTGTGGCTACTGCCAGAAAATCAAAGAGCCACTGCTTGATGAAAACAAATGACTTAAGATTTCGTTTAAGTCCGTATTCGTTCTTCACTTCCTGCCATACCTCACTACTAAATTGGCACATTAATAATGTGTGTTCAATAGTTTCCTCCCGATTACAAAAACAACAAGTATCAGAGGCTGAAATATTCCTCTTCTTAAGTTGTGTACCCGATGGTAACCAATCATGAGCCATTCTCCAAAGAACAACTTACATCTTTGCAGGAGCCTTGATTGTCCAGAGTTGTTGCCACATCTTCTTAACTTCTGTCAGATCTGAACATTCACATTTGCCATTTACACTTAAGTCATTATGAAATCTTTCCATTCTTGTGAAATTATACGCAGATCTAACCGAATATTTACCATTTCTAGCATATGACCATGCAGGGAAATCCTCACAGGATGTATTACCCAAAGGAATTTGTAAAATTTGTTCTACATGAGTCGGATCAAAACATTCTTGCACTAATGACTCATTCCATGTTCTAGTAGCATCATCAATTAGATAGgccctgtttatttcagctgtagattgtgaaaaacagTTTATGGATTGTGGACTGTAAGAAGCtagattgtaaaatctggattaTAAAAACTGGATTGTGGATTATTACAATCTAGTGAAAGGCAAATtgttggattgttacaatctgtgtgttggattgtaacaatccagcttttccaaccagctgtttgtttcagtttttgaattgtgatcagaatccagcttttacaatctagctgtttgtttcagcttttggattttgatcacaatccagcttttataatctgaaacaaacaagGCCATAATTAACTGTCAAAATATCTGGTAGTGTAATGGCAGGTGTAAGTGCTTTGGATTCCTGCACTCAACAGTCCTTTGTTATCCGGATTGTTCTTCCATAACCCACTCTCCATATAACACCCTTCTTATGTAGCTCTGTCATAAACAAGAGGCTCCGCCATATGAAAGAACAATTCTTTGGCTGAACTGCATCTCAGAAATTATTATGAGAAAAGTACCTCCCTTTGATCACCTTAACACAGAGAGTCTGGTACAGTAAGCATTATCCAACATGGTCTTTCTAAGGGCAACTCCAACCGACTCTCTACTTCCCTTTCTATCCTAAACATTAGCAAAAATGGCAAAAAAATAACCTCTCTAACTGATTCCCTATCCAATTCCCTATTTTTAGAACTCTCTATTTACACTTTCTGGCTTCTCGCATCTAGCAAATGGCAGAGATTCTCTATCCACCTGTTGTTGCTCTTGCGAAAGTGAGGAGatgagaggggagagagagcaggtgagGACTGACAGGTGAACACACATTGTAAGAGTAGTTATTACATAAGTACACatgttgtaagagcagttatctCACAAGTACACGTGTTGTAAGAATttataagagcagttaccacacaagtaCACGCATTATAAGAGCAGTTATCATGCAAGCACATacgttgtaagaatttgtaagagtAGTTGTCACACAAGCACACgtgttgtaagagcagttaccacacaagtaCATATGTTGTAAGAGTAGTTACCACATAAGTATacgttgtaagaatttgtaagagcagttaccacataAGCACACGTGTTGTAAGAGCAGTTGAAAATATAGTTGTTGAAAATAACACCgtttaaatatgaaataattatttgttagttgcaagatattaataaaatagatgtGAGTAGATTATAGGGAGGCAAATTTAGGGAATCGGTTTGAGCGTGTTGAAaagtaggaaaaaaaatataaatagggAATTCTCTATTCAGAGAAATAGGaaacaaaaatagaaataggttggagttgctctaacATTGCTCGGTTAAAAAGCTCCATATCTCTAAATCCAAATCCGCCCATTGCTTTTGGTGTAATTAGCCACTCCTAAGAACGCCAATACATTTTTCTCTTACCATTCTCAATGTCCCACCAATAGTTGGAGATGGTTGATCTATCTTATCACATATTTCAGTGGGATACGAAAGCCATAGATTTTAGCATCACCTCTTTGCCAGCTTTTGATGGTGTGCGATCACTTCACCCTTTCACCACTTCCCATATTCGTTCTGTTAGGAAGTTAAAAGTGCTTGATCTTGACCTTCCGACCCACAATGGCATACCAAGATATGAAAATTGGTGTATCTCTTTGTGAACATTCAACCCCTCTTTACTCTGCTTGATTTGCTCAGGACACTGATCAGGAAAGAGAAGTGCTGATTTCTGATGATTAATGTGTTGGCCTGAACCGTCGCTATACTCTCTGCTTGCCACCATCGCTCGCACTCACTGGCCACTCTACAGGGGATATATGCCACAATCCTGTGCTATCTTCGGCACTTGCCTCTTGCAATACATAATGGCATCTTCACGTTGTAGTACTATGTTTGTTGACTATGTCAGCGTACAATCCCAACCTGCTGGCTTGAGCTGGAGTCGATGTCGAGAGCTTCCTGATCCAAATTGGCTGCAGGAAGCAATTCTCTAGGAAGAATTATTTTATGGCTTAAAGATATTTTATAGtgattttctataaaaaaattatagaatgaTTTTATTAGGGAAGTGAATCAGAGAAAGTTGATTTTTCAGTTTctaacatctaatttattttagaaaattgttTCCACAAAATTACTCTAAAAATtgaaatctaaaaaaactatttagcaatttttttactaatttCACTCTAAAAATTAATTTGAAAGCTCTACTAAACACGCTCCCAAATATCCCCTTCCCACCACCGTGATTGCTTTCCCCAATTATCGAGTAATTTGTTTTTCATCTTCTTTCCAGTGTCTGAATCGATCTGAATTTTACATGTCGCTGTGTGTCCATGTTCAAGAAAACTCGCGATTCTGAAGTTTGAGTGAGCAAATACCGAGGCAGCGAACTGCGCCGTAATTCCTGTAGATTCACATGCGTACATACTGAGATGCCGATGGAACAAGCCGGTCAGCGCCGGCGCCGCAGAAGGGGAAAAACTCACAGCTCGACCCGTGAATTGTGCAAGCCGGGGACATTCACACTCAATCAAAATATCTCTCTAAAAAACATAACAAAAATCCTATCCTATATAATCATCTCAGCTCATCGGTCAGCAAGCAAGATTCACAAATGAGTTTGGACTCGAAAACCACTTGCCAGTGGTTATACCCTAACTGAAAGGTAGAATTTAGTAAAAATCGGtcaaattttattaattttttattttttaattttgaatttaagtttGAATGGTTACGAGGATAAATCGAATCCTGTCACTGTCGGCAAGATGTCATTGACTCGATGAGAGCGCAGGTGGATGCTTCAAAATTTTGCTTGGTAGGTTGCTGTCACTCTGAGGGAGGCTGCTGGCTGCGAGCCACTACTTTCTGAGAGAAAGGAAACAAAAGCTTTCCTCGGCAGCAAGGAGAGCCACTGGCAAGCACATCGCCGTTGGTCACCAGCCAGAACCAAGCTAGCAACAAGGGGAAGCAGTCCAGGAAGGGGCAGCccgcggccggccggccagaGGGCGCGCCGCATGCGGCCACTGGGCGGCCATCCGGTCGCTGTCCGACTCGTTCGCGCCGTGACAGCTTTGAGACGGCATCGGCTGCAACTCGCCGAGCGCAGGAACAAGAGGCCCTATCCATGAGGCACCCATGCTCGTGCTCATCAACAAATTCCTCAGGAGCAAGGACAGAGCAGGCAGCGACGGCAAGCAGCAGCACGAGATGCCACCGGAGAGCGAGCACCTGTGCATGCCCGGCTGTGTGCCGGTGCGCGCCAAGcgggccgcggcggcgacgacgaccgTTACCACGACGGCAAGGACGTCGCGGCACAACTTCGTCAAGGCCGCGGCGTCCGGTCTGCTCGCGGGAGCGCAATTCACCAACCACGAGTCGCTTCCGGCGCTGCCGGAGGCCTACTCTGAGTTCGTGGCCGCGTTCCCGCAGTACGGCACGCTCTCTCGGGCTGATGCCATCAGGGATGAGGAGTACCAGCACCTCGACCGGCACGTGTGCCTGGACTACACCGGCATGAACCTCTTCTCGCACGCGCAGATGAACTCGTCCCTGCCGTCCACGTCCGCGGCACCGCCGGCGTCGTCGGGCGCGTGGCAGCCGCCCTTCTTCGACATCGCGTACAAGTCCACGAGCCTGCGGACGCAAGTGCAATGCGGGGACGGCGCCAAGGGAGCTGCGGGCATCGGCTCGGCTATCAGGAAGCGGATCATGGCGTCGCTCAAGATACTCGAGGACGAGTACAGCATGGTGTGCACGGCGAACCGGACGACCGCGTTCCGGCTCCTGGCGGAGTCCTACTCGTTCCAGTCCGGAAAGCAGCTCCTCGCCGTGTACGACTACGAGAGCGAGGCGGTGGGGGCCATGGCCGAGAGCGCGCGCCGCCGTGGCGCGGACGTGACGTCCGCGAGCTTCGCGTGGCCGAGCATGAGGATCCACGCCGCCGACCTCCGGAAGAAGCTGGCcaggggccggcggcgcggcggccgagggCTGTTCGTGTTCCCCCTCGCGTCCCGCATGACGGGAGCGAGGTACCAGTACCTGTGGATGCGCGCGGCGCACGAGCAGGGGTGGCACGTGGCGCTGGACGCGTGCGCGCTGGGCACCAAGgacctcgacacgttcgggctCTCGCTCATCCGCCCCGACTTCATCGTGTGCAACTTCTTCAAGGTGTTCGGCGAGAACCCCTCCGGCTTCGCGGGGCTCTTCGTCAAGAAGTCCAGCCTCGCCGCGCTTGAGCGCTCCGTGATCGCGCGCAGCATCGGCATCGTTAGCATCGTCCCCGCCCGCCGCTGGTCCCTCCGCGAAGGTTACTCCACCGAGCTGGAGCACTCGCTCAGTTTCCCCAAGCTCGCCGAGCCGGCCGCGGACGACGTCGACATCGAAACCACTAGCTCCTTCTCCGGCCCGCTCAGCTCCACCGCCATCACTCGCAGCAGGACTCTGCAGGCCGACGTGACAGACAACGGCGACGCACCGGAGATCCGTGAGGTCGACACGGCAGAGAACGGCGGCGTGTACCCGGATGAACCGAAAGAATCAGCAGAAGATGATGACGAAACAGAGCAGCTGGCCAAGGAAGAAGGCAAGGGTAGCGAGAGCGTGATGGAAGTGGAGTGCAGGGGCCTGGACCACGCGGACGCGCTGGGGCTCATCGCCATCGGCAACCGGCTGCGGTGCATCAGCAACTGGCTGGTGGTGGCCATGCAGAAGCTGCGGCACCCGCACGCGGAGAGTGGGCACCAGCTGGTGCACGTGTACGGGCCGCGCGTCAAGTTCGATCGGGGGCCGTCGCTGGCGTTCAACGTGTTCGACTGGAAGGGCGAGCGGGTGGCGCCGCCGCTGGTGCAGAAGCTCGCCGACCGCCACAACATCTCCCTCACCTGCGGCTTCCTGCGCAACATCTGGTTCTCAGACAAGTACGAGGCTGAGAGGAATGTCCTGGAGCACAGGATCGCCGGCGACGCCGGTGCTTTGAGCGCTGGTGGCAAGAGTAGGAAGGATGCCGGCGGCGACTTGGGGATCTTGGTGGTGAACGCGTCGCTCGGATTCCTGAGCAACTTTGAGGACGCGTACAGGCTGTGGGCATTCGTGGCCAAGTTCTTGGACGCCGACTTCGTGGAGAAGGAGAGGTGGAGGTACACCGCGCTCAACCAGAGGACGGTCGAGGTGTAGTCGTGCAGACGAGTGCAGTGCAGATTGCAGCCGCCAGCTTCAGCTTGACGGTGTGGCATCGTTCAGTTCACTGTTCAGCAGGACTCTTTGGGGATCAGCTCGGCCATGTCGTGTGTGTCGCGCTATTCCTTCCAGCTCCATTCTTTCAGTGTAAACTGTGAAGTGTAGAGTCTGCTTCCCAGATAATATCATTTGGTATACGAAACTAAAAAATTGTTCAAGCACAGTTCAAAGGCATTTCCACAGAACAATCAAATAACAATGATATCAAGCTAGAGAAGACAAGGGTTCCTGTTCAGCTCAACACAAAAATAAGCTGGGGGTATGGGGTGAACAGCTAACAACTTCAGATACAATTATTTGGAAGATGTATAGACTGAGCATTCTAAAATCTAAAGATAAATACACCAAATTGAACAACAATTATTGTTAAAAATGCAATGACCTAACAGCAACTTTCTTATTTTCTTGCCACTACTAGCCATTTGCTATGCCATTGCTGATCTTGAATTTGCCTCCGACGATGCCATCAGCTGCCTTCTTGTCATAGAACCTTCTGTTTCTGTACATGGAATCAACTTTTGTAAGGTACAATGTACCAGACTACCAGGTGGCAACAAGCTTGTGTCTTTGCTTGTCTCAAAATCTTTCAGTGAAAACGGCGAGACAATTTCCGCCCAATCTTACAATCGAAAACggaatgattttttaaaatcgGAATCGAATATTTTTTGAAATCAGCATCGGAATCGGCATAGCAGTTTTTTGATAGAATTGGTATCAGCTTCGGATATCAGGAGTATATGGGTTTGGATATTATTCGGAGACCAGGCGCCAGTAGAACAATCAAATGCTctcaaaatataaaataatattgaaataattataaaaaattctggAAAACatatatgttgtagaggatTCTATAATccagctcaaaaaaaaaaaaattcaactccaaATATGATCTGTATGAAACttgtctttttttgtttctcattttacggATTGTAttttttgtctgaatttttttaaaagctagatcatagtattctttataaaaaaaattaagaaattttcatgataatttcgataatgttttgaattttgagagtaaaagaataaaatattttttatttttaaacatgttaCCCGTTGGAACGacgacatatttattttttaaatgggGTGCTTCTCTCTTGATCGTTAGCCCAATCAAGAGTAGGGATGTGGTCGTCTGCCAATTCTTGCGCAACCCGACGATGGTCGGGGCGCTATCCACACTCGCCGCCATACGCAACGCAGGGTTGGGTGCCCTCGCCGTCTTCTTCCCCTATGGCGGCAGGCCCGTCCTGGGGAAGGCACCTCCTTCTATTTATGTATATGATGTTATATTTAGTATTTTACTAGCTTTATGAGTTCGTAATAAACTAAGTTTAATTATGTGTATTAAGTCTAGTTATTATGTGAATTTGTACCAAGTATAACATGTGAGTTTATGAAGTTTTGATGAACTAAGTTATGTTATTTATTATTCAAGTGATTAAGTGTATGACTATATTATCTCAGCTATTGCGTAGTAACTAACTAGTATGAATATGCTCTTTGCTTTTGTTATAGTCTTAGATACAATTTGAGATGTCTTTTATGCTCCGGTAAATATTCGTCGGCCGTATTCGTTTTTGATTTATATTTGTTCTGTATTTGTTTCTAATATTATCCATGATCATATTTGTATATGAACTATCCGTATTTGAACGTTTCCGATAAAAAAATACGGTCAAATATAATGAACGTTTCCGAGTCTTGTTCTGACCAATTTTGAGCTATTTTCACCCCTATCCATAACAGTGCTCCATTAGCTTCAGTGTCTTCACGAACTTGTCAGATGATGTCTAGTACAACCAAGGAAACAAGTTAGCCTGTTGTATAAAAATTACTGGCAAGGTTGAAAGAATtagtgaagcatttgttacctTCGTGGAGGCCGTTGTTACGTGCCGAAGGCCGTTGTTACGTGCTGATATAGGTAAGGAAATCACGGCAACAATACACACTCATTAGGTTCGGTTACATTCAAAAGCTATGCCTTCTATATCTCTAGCTTATACAAATTTGATTTTATCTATGAACATGAACTGAACCAAACACAAACAGAGATACATTAGGAAGATTATCTCCAATATTTTCTCCAATCATAACTTATCTAGATTGAGATTGTGCTTAAATTCTTCCAAGCTTGGAGTTGACAAAGGCTTGTAAAAACATCGGCTACTTGATCACCTGTTGGAATAAACTGAATGTCTAGCAGTTTCTGTACGACCCTTTCTGATAAAGTGATAATTCACTTCAAAGTGTTTAGTTCTTGCATAAAACACATGATTCACAGAAAGATAAGTAGCACCAATATTGTCACACCATAACCGAGCAGTGGCAGGAGATTTAATACCCAATTCATCCAGTAGTGTATGAACTCACATAACCTCAGTTGTTGCATTAGCCAACACTTTATATTCAGCTTCAATACTTGAGCATGACATTGTGGCATGTTGTGCACTTCAAGATATAAGATTTGTTCCAAAAAATACTGCAAAACCACTATTAAGCCTTCTATCATCTGAACAGCCAGCCCAATTTATATCAGAGAAAGCACTAACCAACATAGAAGATGACTGATAAATTTTCAATCCTATACCTAGAGTAAATCTTAAATATCTCAGAATCCTCTTAACTGCAGTCTAGTGCAAGATAGTAGGAGAATACAAATATTGACATACTTTATTAACAGGAAAAATAATATCAGGTCGAGTCAAAGTTAAATACTATAAAGCTCCAATGATACTTCTATATTGTGTTGCATCCTCAGGTCCTAGTGCTTCTCCTTTACGTTCTGTGAATCTTTAGGTGACGGAGAGAGGTGTAGtaacatacttgcaatttaccatCCCTACATGCTTTAAAAGATCCAtagtatatttttattgtgtCAATAAAATATTTCCACGTACCTTATTTACTTCAATTCCTATAAAATCACCAAGATCTTTGAGTGCAAATTCGGTTTGGAGATCACTAATGAGTACCATTATATCTTCTTGTGATGAGAATACAataattatatcatcaacatatattaaTAGGAATATAATAACTTTACCTTTGTTATAGAAGAATAGAGATGTGTCGGACTTTGAAGCATGAAATCCCAGATCTTAAAGTTTTGTGCTTAACCATGAATACTTAGCATGTGGTGCCTGTTTCAAACCATAAAGAACTTAATCTAATTTACAGACATAATATGGTACTGACTTATCTTCATAACATGGGGGCGACCTCATGAACACTTCCTCCTCTAGAACACCATGGAGAAACGCGTTCTGCACATCTAGTTAGCGACGACTCCATCCCTTAGAGACTGCAACAGACAACACTAACTTGATGGTAGCAGCTTTAACAATCGGACTAAAAGTGTCTTCATAATCGATACCATAATGTTGTTTAAAGCCTTTAGCAACAAGTCTTGCCTTATACCTGTCAATCATACCACCAGCCTTacgttttattttataaaaccaTTAATAATCAATAATATTTCTATCTTATTCTGGTGGTACAAGATGACAACTTCGATTCTTGATAAGAGCACTATACTCATGATTCATAGCACCTTTCCAAGAAGTATTATTTAAAGCTTCATGCAGATTCTATGGTTCTCCTGTTGTGGTTAAGCATCCATACCTGATAGTCCCATCTGTGTAGACTTTAGATTTCCGAATACCACTTTGTAGACTGGTGCGTGGACGTGTTGGAGATGGAGCAAATGGATTAGCAGCCATGCGTGCAGTGGATCCCGTAGCCTCCCCTACACGCACAGGCTCTGGCTCCAAGGTCGGCAGGGGGAGCGTACCTACCATAGGAGACGATGTGATACATTCGTGTAGCGTGGCGCTCGGAGATGAACTGAGGCCGAACGCGAGCACCGGGTCGGAGACAGGGGCGACAGCCATACTGGGACCTGACGCTAACTCCATGAAGGATTGATTGGCAGCTCCTGGCAAACTTGATGACTCATGGGAATTGATGGGATCCTCCTCACAGATCGATGTACTGGGCAAAAACTCCTCTATCTGCATAAGATCATGACATTCTCCTCCTTCTTGCAAACTTCTGCACCTCCTTCAAGATTAGTATGAGTATTAATCATTGGATTATCTATTGATGCACCCCTAGATTTTGACGCAGAATTAGGAGGAAAAAGCAGAACTTCAGACCAAAGAGGGGTTCCTTCATTAGGGTGAAGTTTGGAGAACGGAAAAATAGTCTCATCAAAGATAACATCTCTGGAAATATAGATGCGACCAGTTGTAACATTAAGGCACTTAAACCCTTTATGAAGATTGATATATCCAAGGAAAACACATTGTTTTCACCAGAATTGGAGTTTGCGAGAATTATCCGGATGTAGGTTGGGCCAGGAAGCACACCCAAACATACACAAACATGAGTAATTTGGTTTTTCCTTGAATAGCTTTTCTAGGGAAGTAGCAAACTGGAGGATCTTACCGAGAGTACGATTGATGAGGTATGTAGCAGCAAGAAAAAGCTTCATCCCAAAACTTCAAAGGCATGGATGCATGGGCAAGAAGGGAAAGCCATACTTCTACTATGTGATGATGTTTATGTTCAGCTGAGCCTTTCTGTTTATGGGAGTGAGGACATGAAACTTGGTGAGTTATGCTGACTTGTTGGAAGAAGGAATTCAACTTCTCATATTTTCCTTCCCAATCAGTTTGTATAGCAATAATTTTCCTACTAAATAGTCTCTCAACAAGATtatgaaattcatgaaatttctggAAGAcctcatatttatatttaagCAAATAAATCCAAGTAAACTTGATGTAATCATCAATGAAGCTAACATAGCGTTTCTTTCTTCCAAAAGAATCAAGAGAAGGACCTCAAACATATGAGAAAATAAGCTCTAAAGGAGCACTAGACAAGCTAAAAGGTTTAGGATAAAGTAATTGATAACTCTTAGTCCGTTGACAGGCATCACAGGTAGACTCTTTATTGATCTCACCATGGCAATGGAGATTATATTCACTAACAATACGTTGGACAATGGAATATGAAGTATGACCTAAACAGTTGTGCCATCTTGCCCAGGTGGGCTTGACAGCACTCAGCACTTGCCTTCTTGGTTCTATTGGATTGGAAGAAAGAGGTGGAGGTCGCCTTCACACTTGCCGTGAAAAATGATTTTCTTTGTTGTCTGATCCTTAATGAAGAAAAAATCAGGGTGAAATTCAAGGAAAGCTTTATTGTCAATAGTAAGGTGATGAACAGAAATAAGGTTCTTAGCAGCTTTAGGAGCATGAAGAACATTGTTTCGATAAATATTACGATTAGGAGTGTGAACAATAACATGTCCAATATGATCAATATTCATACCTGCACCACTTGTCATTTTTATCTGATCCTTGCCTGCATATCTGTCATGAACAACCAGCTTATCTAGTTCGCTGGTGATGTAATCTATGGCATCTGAGTCGGTGTACCATTTTGTATCAACTTGATAGGAATTTGTCACCACACATGCACTTCTTTCTTCAGAGACAGTCTTGATCAAAATGATGGCAACAATTTGCAGTAGTATGACTGCCCTTGTGacatactccctccgattgcaaatgtaggtcattttagacttatgcacaaggattaagaaagtagatcaaatgaccttgttgcctattatttattctgcattagaaaagataactcattcattcaTGAGaatgatagcatttattaaacaagggcaagaatggaacaaaagagaaaaaagtgcatataagtttgagaataacttatatttagagaatagttgaggagactaaaacgacctacatttgcaatcagagggagtatttgGTAGCTAGGGCGTTGGGTACTGTTGCCTTCATTGTTGTTGGAGTTGGGCCGCCCACCATTATTAGAATAGTTGTTTCTATTTCAGCCAGGACTACGCCCACATCCACCTCGGCTGTGGCTATTGAAACCACCACGGCCACCACACGATGCAGCCATCACAGGATGCAGCATTGACCGAAGACTGAGAGCTTCCCTAGAGAATATCCATCCGAGTTTCAAAACTTAATAACTACGTGTACAATTCACTTACAGTGATTGGTTCAACTCGTGCGATGATGGCAGACACAACTGGATTGAATTCGATGTCGAGTCCAGTGAGGATATATGAGACCATCTCTTC contains:
- the LOC133899040 gene encoding uncharacterized protein LOC133899040, translating into MLVLINKFLRSKDRAGSDGKQQHEMPPESEHLCMPGCVPVRAKRAAAATTTVTTTARTSRHNFVKAAASGLLAGAQFTNHESLPALPEAYSEFVAAFPQYGTLSRADAIRDEEYQHLDRHVCLDYTGMNLFSHAQMNSSLPSTSAAPPASSGAWQPPFFDIAYKSTSLRTQVQCGDGAKGAAGIGSAIRKRIMASLKILEDEYSMVCTANRTTAFRLLAESYSFQSGKQLLAVYDYESEAVGAMAESARRRGADVTSASFAWPSMRIHAADLRKKLARGRRRGGRGLFVFPLASRMTGARYQYLWMRAAHEQGWHVALDACALGTKDLDTFGLSLIRPDFIVCNFFKVFGENPSGFAGLFVKKSSLAALERSVIARSIGIVSIVPARRWSLREGYSTELEHSLSFPKLAEPAADDVDIETTSSFSGPLSSTAITRSRTLQADVTDNGDAPEIREVDTAENGGVYPDEPKESAEDDDETEQLAKEEGKGSESVMEVECRGLDHADALGLIAIGNRLRCISNWLVVAMQKLRHPHAESGHQLVHVYGPRVKFDRGPSLAFNVFDWKGERVAPPLVQKLADRHNISLTCGFLRNIWFSDKYEAERNVLEHRIAGDAGALSAGGKSRKDAGGDLGILVVNASLGFLSNFEDAYRLWAFVAKFLDADFVEKERWRYTALNQRTVEV